One Candidatus Zixiibacteriota bacterium genomic window, TATTTTGGGCGGAAGCAGCCAGGGGTATGGACAGGCATAGTCCAACGGCAAAGATTAGCATAGCGGTGAATTTCATAATATCTCCATTCTCTCGATGCGATCGCATTGATGTGACCCGGTCGATCGGTTGACCCGAGCAGCGATAGAATATCCGCCCGGTTCCAATCTCATTATAAGGGAAGTTGTAGAATAGTCAATCACTTCGGCTGACTCGATACACAACGATGCGTTTTAACCTGCGCCAAATCGAGTTTGACTATCGTCGAGTGCAGCCGTACATTTGCCCTCTATGAACACTCCGAACAAATTGACCCTGTTGCGGATCATTATTGCCCCGATCTTCATGTATTTTTTCCTGCTGGATTCGTTCTACATGAGGCTGACGGCGCTGGGGCTGTTCGTAATAGCCGCCCTAACCGACTTAGCCGACGGCTATATCGCTCGGCGCTACGGGATCATTACCGGGTTCGGCAAGTTCATGGACCCCCTGGCGGATAAAATTCTCGTTTCCTGTGCCCTGGTGTCGTTTATCGCTCTCAAATATGTATCACCGTTGCCGGTGATTATGATCATCGGCCGCGAGTTTTCGATCACCGGCCTGCGCCTTCTGGCGGCCTATCGCGGGGTGGTCATCCCGCCGACCTGGTGGGCTAAGTGCAAGACATTCTTACAGCTAACGGTCGTAGGCGTGGTTATATCGTATATCAGTCTGGTGACGACATTGGAGCATTATCAAAGTCCGGCGCTGGAGCTGTTGCAATTCGATTATTATTTGTATTTTAACATCCTGCTCTGGGCGGCGGCGGTGGTTACCGTCTGGACGGGAATTGATTATGTCTGGAAGTATTTTTACATGATAAAATCGGTACTCAAGTAAATGAAAACTACCTTTGCCAAGTTAATCGCCACCGGTCTTTACAGCGGCTTCGGAAGGCCCTACCCGGGCACCTGGGGCACGATACCGGCCTGGCTGATAGCCTATTTCCTGATTCGCGGCGACCAGATGATTCTCGGGATCGTAGCGGCCGTGACGTTTGTGGTGTCGGTCTGGTCGGCCGGTGAAGCGGAAAAAGTGTACGGGCATGATGCCCGCAAGATCGTGATCGACGAATGGACCGGGATGTTCATAACGTTGATCCTGGTGCCTTACTCGCTGCCGAACTACCTGATCGCTTTCGTGGCGTTCCGGGGTTTCGATGTGATAAAAATCCCGCCGGCGAGACAATCCGAAAAACTCCCCGGCGGTTGGGGGATCACCATGGACGATGTGGTCGCCGGTATTCAGGCCTGCCTCGGGACTCATATCGCGATATATTTCCTGACCCAGTGGGGCTATCTCTAACGCGGAGACGGAGCGCTATGGATGTTGAGATCATAACTATCGGCGATGAAATAATCACCGGCCATATCGTAGACACCAACGCGGCTTTTATCGCTCGTCAGTTGACCGATATCGGTCTTCCGGTGCGCTACCGGACCTCGGTCGGGGATTCGGTCGAGGCGATGGACGAGGCGTTTCGTCTCGCCTGGCGACGCGCGCGGGTGACTATCTGCACCGGCGGTCTCGGGCCGACCGACGACGACATCACCAAAAAAGCGATCGTCAAAGTTTTCAAGCGCAACCTCATCTTCAACGAGGAACTGCTCGAATTGCTTCGCAAGCGCTGGGCGGCACGCGGCATTGAAATGCCCGCGATCAATCAGAATCAGGCGCTGCTGCCGCAGGGAGCGTTGTTGTTCCCCAACAAGATCGGTTCGGCGGTGGGGATCTGTATCGCCGAAGAGGGGCGGATTTTCATCGCTCTGCCCGGTGTCCCGGCCGAGGCCGAGCAGATCATGGTCGATGAGGTCGTGCCGTATCTCAAGAGTCTCAGACAAGGACACGCGATAGAGGTTGTTCGGTTGCGCACTACCGGTATCGTGGAAAGCCGACTGGCTGAGAAACTCAAGGATGGTCTTAAACTGGAGCCGGGTGTCCGGCTGGCCTATTTGCCGGGGTACGGCGGTGTCGATCTTCGCATTATCGCCTCGGCGGATTCATCGGAAGAGGCTCAAAACAAGGCCAACGATTTAGCGCGTTATGTCGAGTCGAAGGCCGGTCGATACATCTACACGCGCGGCGACGATAACCTCGAAGCCGTAGTCGGTCAACTCCTGCGCGACAACGATAAAACTCTCGCCGTGGCCGAATCATGCACCGCCGGGATGCTCGGCAGTCGTGTAACGGCCGTCGCCGGCGCATCCGACTATTTCCTGGGCGGCATCATCGCCTATGCCAACGAGGTCAAGACCGAACGGCTCGGAGTCGACGCGGGCATCATCGAGGAACACGGCGCCGTGAGCGAAGAATGTGCTCTGGCCATGGCCTCCGGTTGCCGGAATCTTTTCGGGAGCGATTATGCGCTCTCGATTACAGGTATTGCCGGTCCCGAAGGCGGCACCGAGGACAAGCCGGTCGGCACCGTGTATGTCGGGCTCAGTTCCGCTCATCACAATTTGGCACGGCGGTTCAATCTCGGCTCCACGCGAGAGATCAACCGCACCCGCTCCGTTTACTGTGCGCTGGAGTTGTTGCGCCGAGCGATTTTGGATCTGTTATGATGCGTTTGTTCATCGCCGCGCCGCTGCCGAACGAGATTGAAAACTACCTCGGAGAAATCATCTCCGACCTGCGGCCGGAGGGACGCGACGTAAAATGGGTCAAAGCCTCGAACATCCATGTCACCCTGCGTTTTCTCGGGGATACCGAGGAACGGCTGGTGCCCTCACTCAAAACTCTGATCGATAAAACCGCCGCCGGGCAAAACGCGGTTGATACCTCGGTGAGCGGCATCGGTGCTTTTCCCAACCTGCGCCGTCCGAGCGTGTTCTGGGTCGGCCTCGGAGGCGGTGTTGAATCTCTGGCCGATATGGCTGATCGGATCGAACAGGGGGTTCGAGAACTCGGCTTCGAACCGGAGAGTAAGCGTTTCAAGCCGCATCTGACCATCGGTCGGGTACGTCGTGACGGTGATGTCCGTCGCCTCAGTCAGACAGTCGAGTCCTATCGCCTGGAGCCGCGCCGTTTTCGTTTGAACCGCATTGTTCTTTTTCAATCTACTTTGACGCCGCAGGGGCCGATCTATCGCCGCCTGCACGAGACCGCTCTCGAAACGGAACGTTTCGAGGGATAGTTTTTCTATTTCCCCAATCTCAATCCGGCCTTTCAAGTACGGCGAAATGGATTCGTTTTGCGTTTTTTGTTTCCGTGTCGTCAGACCGACTTCGTCTTCTTGTTCCGTCGCTCTGCGGCGGAACAACGTCGCAGCCGATATTCGTGGGCGGCAGACGTCTCGTCTGCCCCTGCAGCAGCACACCCCGCAAAACGTCTTTCCCGCGAAAACAGGAATCCATCTTCTCTTGTGTTGGCACGTCTCGGGGAGACGTGCCCTACAGCGTCGGGACCACGGGTCCCGACCTACGAAGATTATTGTGAGCTTGTAGGGAATGTGAGACGAGTTGGTTACCTTTTGGATGGGTTCACGTCAATACAGCACGAGAAGCAAACCGGCCGGGATCGCAGGGATCCCCGGCCTTCGGGGACTGTGTTACTCATGTACCCGGTTTAATCTGTTACCCATCTACACGGTTTGTACAATTATCTCCCACCCGTGGACGGGTGGGCCACCAGCCAACGCGGTTGAATTCTTCGCGAGGTCATTTACCGGAGTCATATATGGGAGATGCCGCGGTTGTAAAAGTCAGGATGAGATGTCCGCAGTCCACCATCATCAATATCCTGTGTTTCTGTCGTATTTTAATCGCCGTTGTGTTCATCTCTAGTTAGAAGCGATTGACATCGTCGATGGTTAGACCTATTTTTTTGATGCAAACCAGACAACTGAATAGAAAAGGCTAGGAGAAGGTATGAGAACATGGATGACGGTACTGGCGGTGTTGATGCTGCCGGTAGCTGCCGTTTTGGCTCAGGAACAGGGACCGTCCGGTGACGCTGCGCTCGGAACGCATTCCTATGACGACTACGACTCGCCCGACAATTGCGGACCGATGTGTCACAACAACATTTATCAGCAATGGCGACGCGCCATGATGTCGCAGTCGTACACCCATCATTGGGACGAAATCGAGTATTTCGTTTTAGCACTGCCGCACGCTGAGAAAGTCGAGAAGGTCTCGGGGGTGAAAACCGGCTGTAACGGTTGTCATGCCCCGCTGGCTTTTTTTGCGGGCGATATTCCACCGAAACGACCGGCAGAAGGAACACGCGCCAATGAGGGGGTGTCGTGCGAAATTTGCCATACGGCGATCGGCTTCGAGGGAGACACGCCGTATAACTTCAATTTCATATCTTCCCCCGGAGAAATCAAGTACGGTCCCCGCAAGGGAGACCTTTCCCCGGCACACAGCATGACCAAATCCGATTTCCACGGTTCGGCCGAGTTCTGCGGCACCTGCCATAACGAACAGAGTCCCTTTGGCGCCTGGGTCAAGGCCACTCATCTCGAATGGAAAGAAGGTCCCTACGCGGCCGAGGGGGTAATCTGTCAGGACTGCCACATGACTTATGCGCCGGGCACTTCAGCCGAGGGGGGAACTGAGTACGCCGATGTTCGTCAGCATACCTTCCACGGTGCT contains:
- the pgsA gene encoding CDP-diacylglycerol--glycerol-3-phosphate 3-phosphatidyltransferase — protein: MNTPNKLTLLRIIIAPIFMYFFLLDSFYMRLTALGLFVIAALTDLADGYIARRYGIITGFGKFMDPLADKILVSCALVSFIALKYVSPLPVIMIIGREFSITGLRLLAAYRGVVIPPTWWAKCKTFLQLTVVGVVISYISLVTTLEHYQSPALELLQFDYYLYFNILLWAAAVVTVWTGIDYVWKYFYMIKSVLK
- a CDS encoding phosphatidylglycerophosphatase A, whose protein sequence is MKTTFAKLIATGLYSGFGRPYPGTWGTIPAWLIAYFLIRGDQMILGIVAAVTFVVSVWSAGEAEKVYGHDARKIVIDEWTGMFITLILVPYSLPNYLIAFVAFRGFDVIKIPPARQSEKLPGGWGITMDDVVAGIQACLGTHIAIYFLTQWGYL
- a CDS encoding competence/damage-inducible protein A, whose product is MDVEIITIGDEIITGHIVDTNAAFIARQLTDIGLPVRYRTSVGDSVEAMDEAFRLAWRRARVTICTGGLGPTDDDITKKAIVKVFKRNLIFNEELLELLRKRWAARGIEMPAINQNQALLPQGALLFPNKIGSAVGICIAEEGRIFIALPGVPAEAEQIMVDEVVPYLKSLRQGHAIEVVRLRTTGIVESRLAEKLKDGLKLEPGVRLAYLPGYGGVDLRIIASADSSEEAQNKANDLARYVESKAGRYIYTRGDDNLEAVVGQLLRDNDKTLAVAESCTAGMLGSRVTAVAGASDYFLGGIIAYANEVKTERLGVDAGIIEEHGAVSEECALAMASGCRNLFGSDYALSITGIAGPEGGTEDKPVGTVYVGLSSAHHNLARRFNLGSTREINRTRSVYCALELLRRAILDLL
- the thpR gene encoding RNA 2',3'-cyclic phosphodiesterase: MMRLFIAAPLPNEIENYLGEIISDLRPEGRDVKWVKASNIHVTLRFLGDTEERLVPSLKTLIDKTAAGQNAVDTSVSGIGAFPNLRRPSVFWVGLGGGVESLADMADRIEQGVRELGFEPESKRFKPHLTIGRVRRDGDVRRLSQTVESYRLEPRRFRLNRIVLFQSTLTPQGPIYRRLHETALETERFEG
- a CDS encoding multiheme c-type cytochrome: MRTWMTVLAVLMLPVAAVLAQEQGPSGDAALGTHSYDDYDSPDNCGPMCHNNIYQQWRRAMMSQSYTHHWDEIEYFVLALPHAEKVEKVSGVKTGCNGCHAPLAFFAGDIPPKRPAEGTRANEGVSCEICHTAIGFEGDTPYNFNFISSPGEIKYGPRKGDLSPAHSMTKSDFHGSAEFCGTCHNEQSPFGAWVKATHLEWKEGPYAAEGVICQDCHMTYAPGTSAEGGTEYADVRQHTFHGAHNADKLRGAVELGVYPDENEVKAGGTVTFTVTLFNQKPGHKFPTGSVEDRILWLHVEARDAAGKVYHLPVDPKGFEGEGYTIAADVKAYQDMAVPLDKPDFEGVARDGIPVGDRIFRMAYLDPEGRMTIQQWNTASFGPDYRFAPRETKLEHFTFKVPEDAAPGTLTVTAVLNYQKLVKPVADFLNVPDDEAAIVVVNDETATVAIKP